ATTACCAACTATGAGCTTCATATTCATATTTGATTTTCCCTAAACAAATGTTCCCTAAGAGGTTGTTTTGAAGGAGGTTTTTGGAAGGAAGAGCAGGGGAGGacatactttttattttaaaataaagagTTTGAGTTGACTATTTTTGAATGAAAGTTATGAAATTATAAAGCAGTGTAAACATTATATGGTAatcatttatttattatcataAATGTTATATAATTCtcttaatttgaaaataaaaagaagccATACCCTCCCCTTACCTCCAAAACCCCCCTCCCGAACAACCTATAAGTGACTGCTTCAGCATCATTGTTTGCTGATTTTATTTCTCATATGTAACTGCAAGTGCTAGATAGTTAGCGGCTTCCATTTGCATTTCACTTGCCCATGGCCATGTCCCTCATATTATGTGCTGATAGTGAAATAATCTATATATGTGCAGATACATTCTCTGTGATTATGTTCTGTTTTTCTTAAGATCTTAATTTATTCATATGCGATAAAAATGTTCATTTAAACTGTACGATTTCAAGTCTGATTTTAAGTTCTATTTCTTAGATATCATTAAAAAGTTTTGACAGTTCTAACTAGTATAAGGTGATATCCTAatcattattaaattaatttttctctcttcGTTTCCTAGAGACTTGAAAGCAGAGAATCTTTTATTAGGTTCAGATGGTTTATGGAAGTTGTGTGATTTTGGAAGCACTTCCACCAATCACAAACGATTTGAGAAGCCAGAAGAAATGGGGATTGAGGAAGACAATATCAGGAAGTACACAACCCCTGCCTACAGGGCCCCTGAGGTAagttaagaattttttttataataaaattaagatCAGCACCAAGGGTTGTGTTTGAAGGAGCCTATGCCAAATTATTGGCAACGTAGGTTCATTCCCTTTGGGGTAGGGCTGTTGTGGTGATCCATAAATTCGAACACTTATTATGACTTACTACCTTGTAATCCCAATTTTGTTCCTACAAAAGATAATAATAGTTATGTGTGATAGAAATTCCATTTTTTTGTGCTTTTCAGATGTGGGATCTGTTCCTGAAAGAAGTAATTAATGAGAAGGTGGACATATGGGTAAGTCATGAATGCCTAATACTCATCTCCTTAATTGTAACTATTTCTACTGACTCTTTCGTTGCTAATGGATGAATCATATTACGGGTTGAATATGTCAGGCACTTGGATGTCTCCTTTTTCGTATATGCTACTTCAAAAGTGCATTTGATGGGGAATCAAAGCTCCAAGTTTTAAATGGAAACTACCGCATTCCTGATGTACCTAAATACAGTTCATATGTCACGGACTTGATCAGAGACATGCTTCAAGCTAAACCAGATGACAGACCAGATATCACGCAGGCAAGCGCTTTGCTTGATTGGCCATTCATCTCCATCAATTTAGGTTAGTCATAGATCATCCAACAATAGCATTCTTAGGTACTAGGATTAGAGCACTCAATCACTGACTTTGTATACATTTCCATTGTGGCAGGTCTGGTTTCGTGTTAATGAGCAGCTACCAACTAATTTACAAAAGTCATTACCTGACAGGCCACCTGAATTGCCTTCTTCCAACAATCACGAAGGTAATGCATGTTTTTTACTAGCATAAAACGTCTATTTTCTTGGTTTTGGAATACTTGATTCATGAAATGCTTACCCTTGATGCAAGTTAGAGGCAAAATGTTCTTAAAAGAAGACTGGAGTTGTATAATCAAAAGGAGAGATTCATTTTGTTGCTATATTTTGGCAGGTGCATCCATATCCACAAACAAATCATCTCCCATGCCTCGAAGGAatccacctcctccaccttcagTTGTAGAACCCAAAACTACACCTCAGGCATCTCTTGCTTCTAAGGGAGGGGGAAGTAGTGGGCCGCTTGGTGCTTTCTGGTCCACTCAGCATGCAAATGATTCACTTGTTCCTGAGGAAAAGAGTAAACCTATATATGATGAACCATCTAGCCAGCATATGTCATCAAAACATGATAGAGTTCATCTGGAAAATGATCAAGtacctaaaaaaattaatactaaCAAAGGGGGTACCACACAAACTCATACTGTAAAAAGCAGTGTACATGGAAAACCTCACAAGCCAGATACCAAATCTTCCAAGGACTTcgaaataaatttttttcaggACAAAGATAATGCAAATCAGAGGCGAGTGTCAAATATGGAGAATAATACTAACTTTCAAGACCAGGCTTTTAATACTTTTGTTGCTGAATTTGATACCACTAAGCTCAACTCTGGGCTTGGTAACAAATCTGAAAGGGAAGAAGCATTAGAGGCTGAGGTGGAGAAACTCAGAGAGCAGCTGAAGGAAGCTAACTTGGAGAAAGCTGAAATAACTTCAAAGTATGAAAAGCTTTCTGCTATTTGCAGATCCCAAAGGCAAGAATTGCAGGATCTCAAGCAAGCACTTGCAACAAGGACTCCATCACAGAGTAGAGAGGGTTTAAAAACTTCTCCTGGAATTACCTCATCTCCATCTGAGGTAATGAGTATTTGTAATTTTCGTCTCATTTTTTTTACCCTGCTAATTTTGTTTAGGTTGTGTTTTTTATGCctgattatatatgttgcattACAGCTGCAGAGGCAGAAGATTGGTGGGACTGCAGAAAGTGAATTGAAAACTCCTAGTTCAGAACCAAAGTCATGGCAAGCTTTTCCGGAGGAACCTGGACCAGTAAAGTCCCTTTCAGCTGACAATGCTACAAAATCTGTCAGGACAAAAAATGGTCCCCAGAACAAGCAACCTACTCAACTAGCTTCTGACTTTGATTCATGGGGTTTTGGCGCAGATAAGTTCAGTGCTGTACGTGCTGGAAGCCCTCAGATGCCAAGACCTGGTGAAGGGAGTAAAGCTCAGCTTTTTGGTAATCCAAAGGCCTCTGAGAGCAAGTCAGCTTCTCAACCAGCCGGATGGGCAGGCTTTTAGCTATGGGAAAAGCTGTAAGGGATCTTGCATCTGAGACATTTATTGTATCCCACATGGAGAAGTAAAATGAGTGAAAACTTAATAT
This portion of the Lotus japonicus ecotype B-129 chromosome 3, LjGifu_v1.2 genome encodes:
- the LOC130745753 gene encoding uncharacterized protein LOC130745753, coding for MWRFKPFMHKEPTGLEGRSIDIGNLKINVQKAIAEGGFSCVYLARDAVHMSKQYALKHIICNDEESLGLVKKEISVIKSLVGHPNVVTLLAHTIFDMGRTKEAFLVMEFCEKSLVNVLESRGAGYFDEKQVFVIFRDVCNAVFAMHCQSPPIAHRDLKAENLLLGSDGLWKLCDFGSTSTNHKRFEKPEEMGIEEDNIRKYTTPAYRAPEMWDLFLKEVINEKVDIWALGCLLFRICYFKSAFDGESKLQVLNGNYRIPDVPKYSSYVTDLIRDMLQAKPDDRPDITQVWFRVNEQLPTNLQKSLPDRPPELPSSNNHEGASISTNKSSPMPRRNPPPPPSVVEPKTTPQASLASKGGGSSGPLGAFWSTQHANDSLVPEEKSKPIYDEPSSQHMSSKHDRVHLENDQVPKKINTNKGGTTQTHTVKSSVHGKPHKPDTKSSKDFEINFFQDKDNANQRRVSNMENNTNFQDQAFNTFVAEFDTTKLNSGLGNKSEREEALEAEVEKLREQLKEANLEKAEITSKYEKLSAICRSQRQELQDLKQALATRTPSQSREGLKTSPGITSSPSELQRQKIGGTAESELKTPSSEPKSWQAFPEEPGPVKSLSADNATKSVRTKNGPQNKQPTQLASDFDSWGFGADKFSAVRAGSPQMPRPGEGSKAQLFGNPKASESKSASQPAGWAGF